Proteins from one Malaya genurostris strain Urasoe2022 chromosome 2, Malgen_1.1, whole genome shotgun sequence genomic window:
- the LOC131428216 gene encoding cyclin-dependent kinase 9, with translation MSSSGREGHSSGMQMSTSSTVLSLAEKQKYIEDYDFPYCDESSKYEKVAKIGQGTFGEVFKAREKKSNKKFVAMKKVLMDNEKEGFPITALREIRILQLLKHENVVNLIEICRTRATANNRYRSTFYLVFDFCEHDLAGLLSNINVKFSLGEIKKVMQQLLNGLYYIHSNKILHRDMKAANVLITKNGVLKLADFGLARAFSITKNGQANRYTNRVVTLWYRPPELLLGDRNYGPPVDMWGAGCIMAEMWTRSPIMQGATEQQQLIFISQLCGSFTPEVWPGVESLELYQKMELPQGHKRKVRDRLRPYVKDPNGVDLLDKLLILDPKERIDADSALNHDFFWTDPMPCDLSKMLSQHTQSMFEYLTPPRRACQMRQYQQQMVNTMQARPQDNSYQDRVY, from the exons ATGAGCTCCTCCGGGCGCGAAGGACATTCTTCCGGAATGCAAATGTCTACATCCAGTACAGTCCTCAGCCTTGCGGAAAAGCAAAAATATATTGAAGACTACGATTTTCCGTATTGTGATGAATCAAGCAAGTACGAAAAAGTTGCTAAAATCGGTCAAGGAACTTTTGG GGAGGTATTCAAGGCGCGCGAGAAGAAATCCAATAAAAAGTTTGTTGCAATGAAAAAGGTCTTGATGGACAACGAGAAGGAAGGTTTTCCTATCACTGCCCTGCGGGAGATTCGAATTCTGCAGCTTCTGAAACACGAAAATGTTGTTAATTTAATTGAGATTTGCCGGACCAGAGCCACGGCCAATAATAGGTATCGGTCTACATTCTATTTGGTGTTTGATTTCTGTGAACATGATCTGGCTGGTCTGCTATCGAATATAAATGTAAAATTCAGTCTGGGAGAAATTAAGAAGGTGATGCAGCAACTGTTAAACGGATTGTACTACATTCACAGCAATAAG ATCCTGCATCGAGACATGAAAGCAGCTAACGTACTTATCACAAAGAATGGAGTGCTGAAACTGGCAGATTTCGGTTTGGCCCGAGCATTTAGCATAACGAAAAATGGTCAAGCGAATCGCTACACTAATCGTGTGGTAACACTTTGGTACCGGCCACCGGAACTATTATTAGGTGATCGAAATTATGGACCCCCGGTCGATATGTGGGGTGCCGGCTGTATAATGGCCGAAATGTGGACTCGATCTCCGATAATGCAAGGAGCCACAGAACAGCAACAGTTAATTTTTATTTCACAACTGTGCGGATCATTCACGCCGGAAGTTTGGCCTGGCGTAGAAAGTCTCGAGTTGTATCAGAAAATGGAACTGCCTCAGGGTCACAAGCGGAAAGTCCGAGATAGGCTGCGACCCTACGTCAAAGATCCAAACGGTGTGGATCTGCTTGACAAGTTATTGATTCTCGATCCAAAAGAACGAATCGATGCGGATTCGGCTCTCAACCATGACTTTTTCTGGACCGATCCGATGCCCTGTGATCTAAGCAAAATGTTATCGCAGCATACCCAGAGTATGTTCGAGTACTTGACGCCACCAAGGCGAGCCTGTCAAATGCGACAGTATCAACAGCAGATGGTCAATACTATGCAGGCCCGACCGCAGGATAACAGTTATCAAGATAGAGTTTATTAA